One part of the Engraulis encrasicolus isolate BLACKSEA-1 chromosome 17, IST_EnEncr_1.0, whole genome shotgun sequence genome encodes these proteins:
- the zgc:112496 gene encoding uncharacterized protein zgc:112496 isoform X2 — MPAVEGLFSCSDPAVWRGVYEKYWAVVEAKSTGKGKAGKLLALDKWYQEELPKLISARSEPHVTRDDLSKLMEWKLTRGKFRPRLQQLIESNSAETVMSCSKKAFALLPNVEAAITELSTLKGMGPATASAVLAAGAGDEAAFMADESVESIPELRPVQYTAKHYRLYLDKITQKTKHLNTVDSGKDWTPHKVELCLWAWAVANKLQPSLLSGLSEFEETLTNQKATKRPASYEKPAKRQKT, encoded by the exons ATGCCTGCGGTTGAAGGTCTGTTCAGCTGCTCTGACCCAGCTGTGTGGAGAGGAGTGTATGAGAAATACTGGGCAGTAGTGGAGGCCAAGTCCACAGGGAAAGGTAAAGCAGGGAAACTGCTGGCGCTGGATAAATG GTACCAGGAAGAGCTCCCTAAGCTGATCTCCGCCCGGTCTGAGCCTCATGTGACCCGCGACGACCTGAGCAAGCTCATGGAATGGAAACTAACG AGGGGTAAGTTCCGGCCGCGGCTGCAGCAGCTGATCGAGTCTAACAGCGCTGAGACGGTGATGAGCTGCAGCAAGAAGGCCTTCGCCCTGCTGCCCAACGTGGAGGCGGCCATCACCGAGCTGAGCACGCTGAAGGGCATGGGCCCCGCCACCGCATCAG CGGTGTTGGCAGCAGGAGCTGGAGATGAGGCCGCCTTCATGGCAGATGAGAGTGTGGAGAGCATTCCGGAACTCCGCCCAGTGCAgtacacagccaaacactacaggCTCTACCTGGATAAAATCACCCAGAAGACCAAACACCTCAACACAG tggacaGCGGAAAGGACTGGACTCCTCATAAGGTGGAGTTGTGTTTATGGGCATGGGCAGTGGCCAACAAATTACAACCATCTCTATTGAGCGGACTGAGTGAGTTTGAAGAGACCCTGACCAATCAGAAGGCAACAAAGAGACCAGCGTCCTATGAAAAGCCAGCTAAGAGGCAAAAAACATAA
- the zgc:112496 gene encoding uncharacterized protein zgc:112496 isoform X1, with translation MNHTYCWMPAVEGLFSCSDPAVWRGVYEKYWAVVEAKSTGKGKAGKLLALDKWYQEELPKLISARSEPHVTRDDLSKLMEWKLTRGKFRPRLQQLIESNSAETVMSCSKKAFALLPNVEAAITELSTLKGMGPATASAVLAAGAGDEAAFMADESVESIPELRPVQYTAKHYRLYLDKITQKTKHLNTVDSGKDWTPHKVELCLWAWAVANKLQPSLLSGLSEFEETLTNQKATKRPASYEKPAKRQKT, from the exons ATGAACCATACCTATTGCTG GATGCCTGCGGTTGAAGGTCTGTTCAGCTGCTCTGACCCAGCTGTGTGGAGAGGAGTGTATGAGAAATACTGGGCAGTAGTGGAGGCCAAGTCCACAGGGAAAGGTAAAGCAGGGAAACTGCTGGCGCTGGATAAATG GTACCAGGAAGAGCTCCCTAAGCTGATCTCCGCCCGGTCTGAGCCTCATGTGACCCGCGACGACCTGAGCAAGCTCATGGAATGGAAACTAACG AGGGGTAAGTTCCGGCCGCGGCTGCAGCAGCTGATCGAGTCTAACAGCGCTGAGACGGTGATGAGCTGCAGCAAGAAGGCCTTCGCCCTGCTGCCCAACGTGGAGGCGGCCATCACCGAGCTGAGCACGCTGAAGGGCATGGGCCCCGCCACCGCATCAG CGGTGTTGGCAGCAGGAGCTGGAGATGAGGCCGCCTTCATGGCAGATGAGAGTGTGGAGAGCATTCCGGAACTCCGCCCAGTGCAgtacacagccaaacactacaggCTCTACCTGGATAAAATCACCCAGAAGACCAAACACCTCAACACAG tggacaGCGGAAAGGACTGGACTCCTCATAAGGTGGAGTTGTGTTTATGGGCATGGGCAGTGGCCAACAAATTACAACCATCTCTATTGAGCGGACTGAGTGAGTTTGAAGAGACCCTGACCAATCAGAAGGCAACAAAGAGACCAGCGTCCTATGAAAAGCCAGCTAAGAGGCAAAAAACATAA